In Ciconia boyciana chromosome 12, ASM3463844v1, whole genome shotgun sequence, a genomic segment contains:
- the FAM199X gene encoding protein FAM199X isoform X2, which translates to MWGSFASCSRLARYFYWLLVFLLHLNEECIIRWNLTSCGTSVASSECSEELFSSVSVGDQDDCYSLLDDQEFTSFDLFPEGSVCSDVSSSISTYWDWSDSEFEWQLPGSDITSGSDVLSDVIPSIPSSPCLLPKKKNKHRNLDELPWSAMTNDEQVEYIEYLSRKVSTEMGLREQLDIIKIIDPTAQISPTDSEFIIELNCLTDEKLKQVRNYIKEHGPRQRSARESWKRSSYSCASTSGVSGASASSSSASMVSSASSSGSSVANSASNSSANMSRAHSDSNLSTSAAERIRDSKKRSKQRKMQQKALRKRQLKEQRQARKERLSGLFLNEEVLSLKVTEEDHEGDVDVLM; encoded by the exons GTGGAACTTGACATCTTGTGGAACCAGCGTAGCCAGCTCAGAGTGCAGTGAGGAGCTGTTCTCTTCGGTTTCAGTTGGTGATCAAGATGACTGTTACTCTCTGTTGGATGACCAGGAGTTCACCTCTTTTGATTTGTTCCCCGAGGGTAGTGTCTGCAGTGATGTCTCTTCTTCTATCAGCACATACTGGGATTGGTCAGACAGTGAGTTTGAATGGCAG TTGCCTGGCAGCGACATTACAAGTGGGAGTGATGTACTTTCTGATGTTATACCTAGTATTCCAAGCTCTCCTTGTCTGCTTCcgaaaaagaaaaacaagcataGGAATCTTGATGAACTTCCATGGAGTGCAATGACAAATGATGAACAG GTTGAATATATTGAATATTTGAGTCGCAAAGTCAGTACAGAGATGGGCCTTCGAGAGCAACTtgatattattaaaattattgatCCTACTGCTCAGATCTCACCTACAGATAGCGAATTCATTATTGAATTGAACTGTCTCacagatgaaaaactgaaacag GTGAGAAACTATATCAAGGAGCACGGACCTCGTCAACGGTCTGCAAGGGAAAGCTGGAAGAGGAGTAGCTACAGTTGTGCAAGTACCAGTGGTGTGAGCGgtgccagtgccagcagcagcagtgccagcatgGTCAGCTCAGCAAGCAGCAGTGGTTCTAGTGTTGCTAACTCCGCTTCAAACTCGAGTGCCAACATGAGTCGAGCGCACAGTGACAGTAATTTGTCCACAAGTGCTGCAGAAAGAATCCGGGATTCAAAA AAACGTTCCAAGCAACggaaaatgcagcaaaaggCTTTACGCAAAAGACAGCTGAAAGAACAAAGACAAGCTCGTAAGGAAAGACTGAGTGGATTATTTCTTAATGAAGAAGTGCTCTCTTTAAAAGTGACTGAGGAGGACCATGAAGGAGATGTGGATGTTTTAATGTGA